The following proteins come from a genomic window of Crateriforma spongiae:
- a CDS encoding SLC13 family permease, with product MQNWESLLTVAVVIGLMAGLALRVAAAELLALAALAVLVVAGSLVPGAALPTPAEAFQGFGSESLVTIALLFVVVAGLELTGGAELATGWFLNGARKPVDARMRLLVPVAVVSGFLNNTPVVAGMLPVVNDLSKKIGDSSSRFLMPMSYAAILGGMCTLIGTSTNMVIRDLYVGQTGQPLGFFTPAWIGVPATVVGLVYLIFGSRLLPDRKPGVSLADDPQQYTVEMQVERGGNLVGKTIEQAGLRRLPGLYVAEIQRVDEQGESRIVAARPGERLWADDVLILVGALESVVDLKKIRGLITPDDQARKLQVPAWRRTLVEAVVSPRCSSLGKSIRESRFRSRYNAAVVAVARGGKRVEGKLGDIRLEVGDVLLLEASPSFLHRQQTSRDFYLVSQVEQGAVRRPERAWTAITIVLLMVFAAAFTAVPISVAALVAAVATVATRCCRSDEARRSVDWAILIVIGAAIGIGSALEKSGAAKAIADGLLSLAGRHPYYCLAAVYLATMICTEFVTNVAAATLMFYIATQTAANLNVDETPFVIAVMIAASASFLTPFGYQTNAMVYGVGGYRFGDYVRFGLPLTLIVFAVAMVVIPRVFPF from the coding sequence ATGCAGAATTGGGAATCCCTGTTGACCGTCGCCGTCGTGATCGGCTTGATGGCCGGTTTGGCGCTTCGCGTCGCCGCCGCCGAGTTGTTGGCGTTGGCTGCGTTGGCGGTCCTGGTCGTCGCGGGCAGTTTGGTTCCCGGCGCGGCCCTGCCCACCCCGGCCGAAGCTTTCCAGGGATTCGGCAGTGAAAGTCTGGTCACGATCGCGTTGCTGTTTGTGGTCGTGGCGGGACTGGAACTGACCGGCGGTGCGGAATTGGCGACCGGTTGGTTTCTGAACGGGGCACGAAAACCCGTCGACGCTCGGATGCGTTTGCTGGTTCCCGTCGCCGTGGTCAGCGGTTTTCTGAACAACACGCCGGTGGTTGCCGGCATGCTGCCAGTGGTCAATGACCTTTCGAAGAAGATTGGCGACAGCAGCAGCCGATTCTTGATGCCGATGTCCTATGCCGCGATTCTGGGTGGGATGTGCACGCTGATCGGCACCAGCACCAACATGGTGATCCGCGATTTGTATGTCGGCCAAACCGGACAACCGTTGGGATTCTTCACGCCGGCTTGGATCGGTGTTCCCGCCACGGTGGTGGGACTGGTGTACTTAATCTTTGGCAGCCGACTGTTGCCCGACCGAAAGCCCGGCGTCAGCCTGGCCGATGACCCGCAGCAATACACCGTCGAAATGCAGGTCGAACGCGGCGGCAATTTGGTCGGCAAAACGATTGAACAGGCTGGATTGCGTCGGCTGCCCGGTTTGTACGTGGCGGAAATTCAGCGTGTCGATGAACAGGGCGAAAGCCGGATCGTCGCCGCACGGCCCGGCGAACGGTTGTGGGCCGACGACGTTTTGATTTTGGTCGGTGCTTTGGAAAGCGTTGTTGATCTGAAAAAAATCCGCGGCCTGATCACGCCCGACGACCAGGCCCGCAAGCTACAGGTCCCCGCTTGGCGACGGACGTTGGTCGAAGCGGTGGTCAGTCCGCGTTGCAGTTCGCTGGGGAAATCGATTCGCGAAAGTCGTTTCCGATCGCGCTACAACGCCGCCGTGGTTGCCGTCGCACGTGGCGGGAAGCGGGTGGAAGGCAAGCTGGGGGATATTCGCCTGGAAGTCGGCGACGTGCTGTTGCTGGAAGCTTCGCCGTCGTTTCTGCATCGCCAACAGACTTCACGCGATTTTTATTTGGTCAGCCAGGTCGAACAGGGGGCCGTTCGGCGACCGGAACGTGCTTGGACTGCAATCACCATTGTCTTGCTGATGGTGTTTGCCGCCGCATTCACCGCGGTGCCAATTTCGGTGGCGGCTTTGGTGGCCGCGGTGGCCACCGTCGCCACGCGGTGTTGTCGGTCCGATGAGGCCCGCCGCAGCGTGGATTGGGCCATCCTGATCGTGATCGGCGCGGCCATCGGCATCGGGTCGGCCCTAGAAAAAAGCGGGGCGGCCAAGGCGATCGCCGACGGTTTGCTGTCGTTGGCCGGCCGGCACCCTTATTATTGCTTGGCTGCGGTCTACTTGGCCACGATGATCTGCACCGAATTTGTGACCAATGTCGCCGCAGCCACGCTGATGTTCTACATCGCCACGCAGACAGCCGCGAACCTGAACGTCGACGAAACACCCTTTGTGATTGCCGTGATGATCGCCGCTTCCGCCAGCTTTCTGACCCCATTCGGTTATCAAACCAATGCGATGGTTTATGGCGTGGGCGGGTATCGGTTCGGCGACTACGTGCGGTTCGGTTTGCCGTTGACCCTGATCGTTTTTGCCGTTGCGATGGTGGTGATCCCCCGCGTGTTTCCGTTCTGA
- the hrpA gene encoding ATP-dependent RNA helicase HrpA: MTFKPESPKLGAAKTAEPNDDAPEVRRDLGSIRLETPDELPIAQYRGQIIELLQSRQVIVVCGETGSGKSTQLPKFCVEAGLGQRGRIGHTQPRRLAARSIADRLSEELGAQLGKQVGYQIRFGDKTSDETIIKLMTDGILLAETQSDRQLRQYEAIIIDEAHERSLNIDFLLGYLRRLIDRRDDLKLIITSATIDADRFAQHFADADGPAPILNVQGRGYPVEIRYLPWEQVNEDDANQDLGQHVIAALEMLSRSGGGDTLVFLPTERDIREVSHQVAGHYRRLGLAQRYDLLPLYARLPAAQQQQIFHPSGAKRRVIFATNVAESSLTVPGIHFVIDSGTARISRYSQRTKVQRLPIEPISRASADQRAGRCGRIGPGICIRLYSEDDYDNRDAFTTPEIRRTNLASVVLKTKTLRLGNLEDFPLLDPPRPDAIRQGIRTLQELNAIDSSQELTDIGWELGRMPVDPRVGRILLAATQSSVLPEVLPIVAAMEIQDPRERPPEKRQAADECHAQFADPQSDFLADLRLWKQFGQWRDNLSRNQLQRTLRKNFLSPSRMREWADVYRQLREMALTLQKRQGNRSSIGKIRWDDHPDRVIDEDRSAGVHQTLLSGLLSGVAKVGDKNEYTGAGNLKLFLWPGSHVFDAKPKWIMAAELVETSRQYARMVARIQPVWIEQVGAHLLKHSYSDPHWSQKSNGAFCYQQSTLFGLPIVVRRRVPLPPIDRSTARDLLIRNGLVDGELTTNASFVRHNRRLCDAIAVLAAKTRRRDLVVDPFAVQSFYARVLPDDVCDRGRLEKHDRLMTPPQWASQLKNSEDVSRWLQQEPPADPDHETVQQCPTPYMRVSDLVQSESELITQQDFPDQLQVGATTLPLTYRFLPGDQRDGVAVRVHQDALPQISDDRLGWLVPGLLQPKLIAMIKSLPKRIRRNLVPAADIAKQVADELMPVYGQTPFMTAVCQAFSKHAEMPVQPTDFQAEKLDGHLDFLVEVVDDDGKPIAADRSADRLQRQISPRAASPQAAVESEQESDWARKSMTVFDIEQLPVEVIRRRGGVHVAQYPAIVDRGDHAATGVYPDRQTAMRQHAGGLVRLYALAERKEIRSQVRWLPALEDAKLRLGSLISADQMESQLTDLIARVAFVESQAEVRSQTEFDARRRDRGERIGRATQQVAPWLATLSEAYFEIRRELESAPTNQQAMLNDVRSQLRWLAPERFMAIIPWAHLQHYPRYFRAIAYRIEKNRSGAAARDDEGRKVVSDLWDRWLQTLPPEHQQADLHVDNEFRWMVEELRVSLFAQPLGTAIKISPQRCDKWLRKTSA; encoded by the coding sequence GTGACGTTCAAACCCGAAAGCCCCAAGCTGGGCGCCGCAAAGACCGCGGAACCGAATGACGATGCGCCCGAGGTCCGTCGCGATCTGGGATCGATCCGTTTGGAAACGCCCGATGAATTGCCCATCGCGCAGTATCGCGGGCAGATCATCGAACTGTTGCAGTCACGACAGGTCATCGTGGTCTGTGGGGAAACGGGCAGTGGGAAATCGACCCAGTTGCCCAAGTTTTGTGTCGAAGCCGGGCTCGGACAACGAGGACGCATCGGCCACACCCAACCACGACGGCTGGCGGCACGCAGCATCGCCGACCGTCTGAGCGAAGAATTGGGGGCCCAGCTTGGCAAGCAAGTGGGCTATCAGATCCGGTTCGGCGACAAAACTTCCGACGAAACGATCATCAAGCTGATGACCGATGGGATTCTGTTGGCGGAAACGCAATCCGATCGACAACTGCGTCAATACGAAGCGATCATCATCGACGAGGCACACGAACGGTCGCTGAACATCGATTTCTTGTTGGGGTACCTGCGTCGGCTGATCGACCGACGCGATGATTTGAAACTGATCATTACCTCGGCAACCATCGACGCGGATCGATTCGCGCAACACTTCGCCGACGCCGATGGTCCGGCGCCGATTTTGAACGTCCAAGGTCGCGGCTATCCCGTTGAAATTCGCTACTTGCCTTGGGAACAGGTGAACGAAGACGACGCCAACCAAGACTTGGGGCAACATGTCATTGCGGCACTGGAAATGTTGTCACGATCCGGTGGCGGTGACACGCTGGTGTTTTTGCCGACCGAACGAGACATTCGCGAGGTGTCGCACCAAGTCGCCGGACACTATCGTCGTTTGGGACTGGCCCAGCGGTATGACCTGTTGCCGCTGTACGCGCGACTGCCGGCCGCACAGCAGCAACAGATCTTTCACCCCTCCGGTGCAAAGCGTCGTGTGATCTTTGCGACCAATGTTGCCGAGTCGTCGTTGACGGTGCCGGGCATCCACTTTGTCATCGATTCGGGCACCGCTCGGATCAGCCGTTACAGTCAGCGGACCAAGGTCCAGCGATTGCCGATCGAACCGATCAGCCGGGCCAGTGCCGATCAACGGGCCGGTCGCTGTGGCCGGATCGGCCCGGGGATCTGCATTCGGCTGTACAGCGAAGATGACTATGACAACCGTGATGCGTTCACGACCCCCGAAATTCGACGAACCAATCTGGCGTCGGTTGTTCTGAAAACCAAAACCCTGCGGCTGGGCAATCTGGAAGACTTTCCGCTGTTGGACCCTCCCCGGCCCGATGCGATTCGACAAGGCATCCGTACGCTGCAAGAACTCAATGCGATTGATTCGTCTCAAGAATTGACCGACATCGGTTGGGAACTGGGACGGATGCCGGTGGACCCTCGCGTCGGACGCATTTTACTGGCCGCGACCCAATCCAGTGTCTTGCCGGAAGTCTTGCCGATCGTCGCGGCGATGGAGATTCAGGATCCTCGCGAACGTCCACCGGAAAAGCGGCAAGCCGCCGACGAGTGCCACGCCCAGTTTGCGGATCCCCAAAGTGATTTCTTGGCCGACCTGCGGCTTTGGAAACAGTTCGGTCAGTGGCGCGACAATCTCAGTCGCAATCAGTTGCAACGCACCCTGCGAAAGAATTTTCTTTCGCCATCGCGGATGCGCGAATGGGCCGACGTGTACCGACAATTGCGGGAAATGGCGTTGACGTTACAGAAACGCCAGGGCAACCGATCGTCGATCGGCAAGATTCGCTGGGATGACCATCCCGATCGCGTGATCGACGAGGATCGGTCCGCGGGGGTTCACCAAACGTTGCTGTCCGGTTTGCTATCGGGGGTGGCCAAAGTCGGGGACAAGAACGAATACACCGGCGCGGGCAACTTGAAATTGTTCTTGTGGCCGGGAAGCCATGTCTTCGACGCCAAACCGAAATGGATCATGGCCGCCGAATTGGTGGAAACATCGCGGCAATACGCTCGCATGGTTGCACGGATCCAGCCCGTTTGGATCGAACAAGTCGGCGCACACTTGTTGAAGCATTCCTACAGCGATCCGCATTGGAGCCAGAAATCAAACGGGGCGTTCTGTTATCAGCAGTCCACGCTGTTCGGCTTGCCGATCGTCGTCCGCCGCCGCGTCCCGCTGCCACCGATCGACCGATCCACCGCTCGAGATTTGTTGATCCGCAACGGCTTGGTCGATGGTGAACTGACCACCAATGCATCCTTCGTCCGTCACAACCGACGTTTGTGTGATGCGATCGCGGTGTTGGCCGCCAAAACCCGACGCCGTGATTTGGTCGTCGATCCGTTCGCGGTGCAATCTTTTTACGCGAGGGTTCTGCCGGACGACGTTTGTGACCGCGGACGTTTGGAGAAGCACGACCGTTTGATGACGCCGCCGCAGTGGGCGTCGCAGCTAAAGAATTCCGAAGACGTTTCACGTTGGCTGCAGCAGGAACCACCCGCCGATCCGGATCACGAAACGGTGCAACAGTGTCCGACGCCGTACATGCGGGTCAGCGACTTGGTTCAAAGCGAAAGCGAATTGATCACTCAGCAAGACTTTCCCGATCAATTGCAGGTTGGTGCCACAACGCTGCCGTTGACCTATCGATTCTTGCCCGGTGACCAGCGGGACGGCGTCGCGGTGCGGGTTCATCAGGACGCCCTGCCCCAAATCAGCGATGACCGTTTGGGATGGCTCGTCCCCGGTTTGTTGCAGCCCAAGTTGATCGCGATGATCAAGTCTCTTCCCAAACGCATTCGGCGAAACTTGGTGCCCGCCGCCGATATCGCCAAACAGGTCGCCGACGAATTGATGCCGGTGTATGGCCAAACGCCATTCATGACGGCGGTTTGCCAAGCGTTTTCAAAGCACGCCGAAATGCCGGTCCAGCCCACGGATTTCCAGGCCGAGAAGCTGGACGGTCATCTGGATTTTTTAGTCGAAGTCGTCGATGACGATGGCAAACCGATCGCCGCCGACCGCAGCGCCGATCGGCTGCAACGTCAGATTTCGCCACGCGCCGCATCGCCGCAAGCGGCTGTGGAATCCGAACAGGAATCGGATTGGGCGCGGAAGTCGATGACCGTCTTTGACATTGAACAATTGCCCGTCGAAGTCATCCGGCGGCGTGGTGGCGTGCATGTGGCGCAGTATCCAGCCATCGTGGATCGTGGCGATCATGCCGCCACCGGCGTTTATCCCGATCGGCAAACCGCGATGCGGCAGCACGCCGGTGGATTGGTGCGTCTGTATGCCTTGGCCGAAAGAAAGGAGATCCGCAGCCAGGTGCGGTGGTTGCCCGCATTGGAAGACGCCAAATTGCGATTGGGTTCGCTGATTTCCGCCGACCAGATGGAATCACAATTAACAGACCTGATCGCCCGAGTCGCTTTTGTTGAAAGCCAAGCCGAAGTCCGCAGCCAAACCGAGTTTGATGCCAGGCGTCGTGATCGTGGCGAACGCATCGGTCGCGCCACCCAGCAGGTGGCGCCCTGGCTTGCCACGCTGTCGGAAGCCTATTTCGAAATCCGGCGTGAATTGGAATCAGCACCGACCAACCAGCAAGCGATGCTGAATGATGTTCGCAGTCAGTTACGCTGGCTTGCACCGGAGCGATTCATGGCCATCATTCCGTGGGCACATCTGCAGCACTATCCACGGTATTTTCGTGCGATCGCCTATCGGATCGAAAAGAACCGCAGTGGTGCCGCCGCCCGTGATGACGAAGGGCGAAAAGTCGTCAGTGACTTGTGGGATCGGTGGTTGCAAACCCTGCCGCCGGAACACCAGCAGGCCGACTTGCACGTCGACAATGAATTTCGCTGGATGGTCGAAGAACTGCGGGTCAGTCTGTTCGCACAACCGCTGGGCACCGCGATTAAGATTTCGCCGCAGCGTTGTGACAAATGGCTTCGCAAAACATCCGCCTAG
- a CDS encoding DUF3311 domain-containing protein, giving the protein MADSSPQPSGPDSSGPTSKGPWIIAALVVLLLIIHQDNWFWDDDTLVLGFMPIGLLYHACISMAASATWFLATKIAWPLDDADELTGHTDQDGGTH; this is encoded by the coding sequence ATGGCGGATTCTTCCCCTCAGCCTTCGGGCCCGGATTCTTCCGGACCAACGTCCAAAGGCCCGTGGATCATCGCAGCCCTGGTGGTTTTGCTGTTGATCATCCATCAAGACAATTGGTTTTGGGACGACGACACGTTGGTTTTGGGGTTCATGCCGATCGGATTGCTGTACCACGCCTGCATTTCAATGGCGGCATCGGCGACTTGGTTTTTGGCAACCAAGATCGCTTGGCCACTGGATGATGCGGATGAATTGACCGGCCACACGGATCAAGACGGAGGAACCCACTGA
- a CDS encoding DUF1559 domain-containing protein, whose protein sequence is MKNARKAFTLIELLVVIAIIGVLVALLSPAIQSAREAARLVQCQNHLKQIVLAGHNYQSQFRYLPGYAGERPPYFVDYQDRHRYNPDLDGANWISQSLPSLEQNHLFELTGDLNTRPIDRPDAQIIDSVQIAVETLHCPSRRSATAYPLDSRYQQRFGPAAARNDYAMCGGAADANGESEKLIDNIRVGVWTLGKRTRFRDVLDGLSQTYYAGEKAMDLLEYHSGIDFGDRSPMVGWNQMRTSAHSYVRYAARQPVRDKPDNCLSCHDFGSAHPAGWNAAFADGSVRLISYSRDLEIHRAMASIAAGEIQSDD, encoded by the coding sequence ATGAAAAACGCTCGCAAAGCATTCACGCTGATCGAATTGCTGGTTGTGATCGCCATCATTGGTGTGCTTGTCGCCTTGCTGTCGCCCGCCATCCAGTCGGCCCGTGAGGCGGCGCGACTGGTCCAGTGCCAAAACCATCTGAAACAGATCGTCCTGGCCGGGCATAACTACCAATCACAATTTCGGTATCTGCCGGGCTACGCAGGGGAACGCCCCCCGTACTTCGTGGATTATCAGGACCGACACCGGTACAACCCGGATTTGGATGGTGCTAACTGGATCAGCCAATCGTTGCCTTCGTTGGAACAGAATCACTTGTTCGAATTGACGGGCGATCTGAACACACGTCCCATCGACCGTCCGGATGCCCAGATCATTGATTCGGTCCAGATCGCAGTCGAAACGCTGCACTGTCCCAGTCGGCGATCGGCGACCGCCTATCCGTTGGACTCCCGCTATCAACAACGTTTTGGGCCCGCCGCGGCGAGAAACGATTACGCCATGTGTGGGGGCGCCGCAGACGCCAACGGGGAATCCGAGAAACTGATCGACAACATCCGAGTGGGTGTTTGGACGTTGGGAAAACGGACCCGTTTCCGAGACGTCTTGGACGGCCTGAGCCAGACGTACTACGCGGGCGAAAAGGCGATGGATCTGTTGGAATATCACAGCGGAATCGATTTCGGTGATCGATCCCCGATGGTCGGCTGGAACCAGATGCGGACGTCGGCACACTCCTACGTGCGGTACGCCGCCCGACAACCCGTCCGTGACAAACCCGACAACTGCCTTTCCTGTCATGATTTCGGCAGCGCGCACCCCGCCGGCTGGAACGCGGCGTTTGCCGACGGATCGGTCCGGCTGATCAGTTATTCACGAGACCTGGAGATCCACCGAGCGATGGCCTCGATCGCCGCGGGGGAGATCCAGTCCGATGACTGA
- a CDS encoding sodium:solute symporter family protein: MHQGLPQLIIIICYLSLLLLLGVFSSRLFKGTREDYQVASHSIGPFLLLMSLFGTTMTAFALVGSSGEAFKEGIGVYGMLASSSGIVHSLCFFLIGVKVWKLARRHNYTTQIEYFRDRLNSDFVGLLLFPILVGLIIPYLLVGVISAGSVVQSLTAGLSPEWFPATDASGEINRALHGGIPPWLGSLVICMVVLVYVFFGGMRGTTWANTFQTLVFMVLGVVTFYVIANRLGGQDSFLANLQALGESVPLNKVTRIEMSQTKFFTYLLIPLSVGMFPHLFQHWMTAKSANSFKVPVVCHPLFIMIVWVPCVLVGIWATGNLIPAKPPLPSNPNAILAFLVKTQTGQMLGGLLAAGILAAIMSSLDSQFLCIGTIFSNDVYCHYKGDVSDKEQVFLTRVFIIAIVAVTYLLSLGNPTSVFALGVWCFSGFSALFPIVFAALYWRGLSAAGAISGIFAAIISWCILFWNGLQTPGGLREFHLELPLGDQRYEIMPVVVMVASSLVTMIVVSLVTPKPSDEHLKRFF, from the coding sequence ATGCACCAGGGATTGCCTCAGCTGATCATCATCATCTGCTATCTGAGTCTGCTGCTATTGCTGGGCGTGTTCTCCAGCCGCCTGTTCAAAGGCACGCGTGAAGATTACCAGGTCGCCAGCCATTCGATCGGCCCGTTCTTGCTGTTGATGAGTCTGTTCGGGACCACGATGACCGCGTTCGCGTTGGTCGGCAGCAGCGGCGAAGCTTTCAAGGAGGGCATCGGCGTTTATGGGATGCTGGCCAGCAGCAGCGGCATCGTCCATTCGCTGTGCTTTTTTCTGATCGGGGTGAAAGTTTGGAAACTGGCCCGTCGGCACAATTACACAACCCAGATTGAATACTTTCGCGATCGCTTGAACAGCGATTTCGTCGGCCTGTTGCTGTTCCCGATCTTGGTCGGACTCATCATTCCCTATTTGCTGGTCGGTGTGATCAGCGCCGGTTCGGTGGTCCAATCGCTGACCGCGGGTCTTTCACCCGAATGGTTCCCGGCGACCGATGCGTCCGGCGAAATCAATCGAGCCCTGCATGGTGGAATTCCGCCGTGGCTGGGGTCACTGGTGATCTGCATGGTCGTGCTGGTTTACGTGTTCTTTGGTGGCATGCGTGGCACCACCTGGGCCAACACGTTTCAAACCCTGGTTTTCATGGTCTTGGGCGTCGTGACGTTCTACGTCATCGCCAACCGACTGGGCGGTCAGGACAGCTTCTTGGCTAACCTGCAGGCCCTGGGAGAATCGGTTCCGCTGAATAAAGTCACGCGGATCGAGATGAGCCAGACCAAGTTCTTCACGTACCTGTTGATTCCACTGTCGGTGGGCATGTTCCCACACTTGTTTCAGCACTGGATGACGGCCAAGAGCGCCAATTCGTTCAAGGTGCCGGTCGTTTGTCACCCGTTGTTCATCATGATCGTTTGGGTCCCCTGCGTCTTGGTCGGAATCTGGGCGACCGGCAATTTGATCCCCGCCAAACCGCCGCTGCCAAGCAACCCGAACGCGATCCTGGCATTCCTGGTGAAAACCCAAACCGGCCAGATGCTTGGCGGTTTGCTGGCGGCGGGAATCCTGGCCGCGATCATGTCCAGTTTGGACAGCCAGTTTTTGTGCATCGGCACGATCTTTAGCAACGACGTTTACTGTCATTACAAGGGCGATGTCAGCGACAAGGAACAAGTGTTCCTGACACGCGTGTTCATCATCGCGATCGTTGCGGTGACGTATTTGTTAAGTCTGGGTAATCCGACCAGCGTGTTCGCACTCGGCGTCTGGTGCTTCAGCGGTTTTAGCGCCCTATTCCCGATCGTCTTCGCGGCCCTGTACTGGCGCGGCCTGAGCGCCGCGGGAGCCATCAGCGGCATCTTTGCGGCGATCATCAGCTGGTGCATCCTGTTCTGGAACGGCCTGCAAACGCCGGGCGGTCTGCGTGAATTCCACCTCGAATTGCCGCTGGGCGATCAGCGGTATGAAATCATGCCGGTCGTCGTGATGGTTGCCAGTTCGCTGGTCACCATGATCGTCGTTTCTTTGGTCACGCCCAAACCATCGGATGAACACCTGAAACGCTTCTTCTAA
- a CDS encoding outer membrane protein assembly factor BamB family protein yields MQKHFRWGASALGWGLAILGGLFATDTRATDWLQWRGPTSDNHAQQDWTLPLRWNVQTGQNIQWKTAIDGRGHSTPIVVGDWIYLTTHDPSADVQALVRLDRNTGRILNKWAIHRNVGPIQMHSNNSGASPSPASDGQHIYVSFHNRNAIHVTAVTLQGRQVWQRRVCDFAPQAFEFGYGASPIIEGELLIVAAEFDGDASGIYALDLDTGKPAWKIERPINLNFASAIVAPIAGERLLVIAGAETMDAYDPVTGQRRWSVPTTTEAICGTIVWDDRRLLVSGGNPTPGTWCINAAGEHRELWSNRVMCYEQSLLANDGYVYAVADSGVAYCWRTHDGREMWKERLFGGGISASPLLVGDELLVASERGEVYVLAANPDRFEMRAQNQTGESIFASPVAVDDTLYIRSGIQEDGKRQEYLIAISEKP; encoded by the coding sequence ATGCAAAAGCACTTTCGATGGGGCGCATCCGCGCTGGGGTGGGGACTGGCGATTCTGGGTGGATTGTTCGCGACGGACACTCGGGCGACCGACTGGCTGCAGTGGCGTGGCCCGACCAGCGATAACCATGCGCAACAGGACTGGACCTTGCCACTGCGGTGGAACGTCCAAACGGGCCAGAACATTCAATGGAAAACCGCCATCGACGGCCGTGGACACAGCACACCGATCGTTGTCGGCGACTGGATATACCTGACCACCCACGACCCATCGGCTGATGTCCAGGCCCTGGTTCGACTGGATCGCAACACGGGCAGGATCCTGAACAAGTGGGCGATTCACCGAAACGTCGGCCCGATCCAAATGCATTCGAACAATTCTGGTGCGTCCCCCAGCCCCGCGTCAGACGGCCAGCACATTTATGTCAGCTTCCACAATCGCAATGCGATCCACGTCACGGCGGTGACGCTGCAAGGCCGACAAGTCTGGCAGCGCCGCGTCTGCGATTTCGCACCCCAAGCGTTCGAATTCGGCTACGGTGCCAGCCCGATCATCGAAGGCGAATTGCTGATCGTTGCCGCGGAATTCGATGGCGACGCCAGCGGCATCTACGCCTTGGACTTGGACACGGGCAAACCGGCCTGGAAGATCGAACGCCCGATCAACCTGAACTTTGCTTCCGCCATCGTCGCACCGATCGCCGGCGAACGTTTGCTGGTCATCGCCGGTGCCGAAACGATGGATGCGTACGATCCGGTCACGGGTCAACGCCGGTGGAGCGTTCCAACGACGACCGAAGCGATCTGCGGAACGATCGTTTGGGACGATCGCCGTTTGCTGGTCAGCGGCGGCAACCCGACGCCGGGGACCTGGTGCATCAATGCCGCCGGCGAACATCGCGAACTGTGGTCCAACCGCGTGATGTGCTACGAACAATCGCTGCTGGCCAACGACGGTTATGTCTATGCGGTCGCTGACAGCGGCGTGGCGTACTGCTGGCGGACCCACGACGGCCGCGAGATGTGGAAAGAACGACTGTTCGGCGGCGGCATCAGTGCATCGCCATTGCTGGTGGGGGACGAACTGCTGGTGGCCAGCGAACGGGGCGAGGTGTACGTGTTGGCGGCGAATCCAGATCGATTCGAAATGCGAGCCCAGAACCAGACCGGCGAATCGATCTTTGCCAGCCCGGTCGCGGTGGACGACACGCTGTACATCCGCAGCGGCATCCAGGAGGACGGCAAACGCCAAGAATATCTGATCGCGATCAGCGAAAAACCTTAG